The following nucleotide sequence is from Bacteroidota bacterium.
CCATAAATGCAAAATTAATGTTTTATTGAAATAAACTTCAATCAATACTAATATTTTTTTCTCTATCCAAATTATCAAACAATTTTTTAATTTTTTGCACAATTCAGGATTATCGCCATACTTATTCAGGCATTAGGTCTAAAATCTAAATAATTATTATTCCATACTGTTAATTGGGATGCTTGGTCAATATTTCCTCCGGATAAAATAATCATTATACGTTTTTTCGTTTTTTGTCCCTTCAACCATTGGAAAACACCTTCCATGGTCATTGCACTTGTTGGTTCAATATGCAATTTTAATAAATGTGTGAGCCATTGTGTCCAATACAAGATTTTCGATTCTTCAACCTCATACATGTCATCCAGCATTTTTAAATACTCAAATGTAATATCACCCACAGCCATTGTCATAGCTCCATCCGCTAAGGTATCTGGAATTGCTGAAAGTCTTTGTATTGATTTCATCCTTAATGATTGAGCTGCATCATTGGCATTTAATGGTTCAACCCCTATAACTTTTGTTCTAGGTGATAATGAGCGAGTAGCAATAAGTGTCCCTGATAAAAGTCCACCACCGCCACAGGGAGCAAAAACAGCATCAATATTAGTAACTTGTTTAAATGCTTCATAAGCAGCAGTTCCTTGTCCAGCTATTACCTGATTATGATTAAATGGTGGTATCCAATATGTGCCTTTTTCTTCCGATGCTTTTTTTACTTTTTCATCTGTAACATTTCGGTTTTCAAACAATTCTATTTGAGCTCCATAAGACTTAGTTGCTTGTATTTTTATCTTTGAAGAATAAGCTGGCATATAAATAGTTGCAGGGATATTAAACTGTCTTGCTGCCCATGCTACAGCTTGTGCGTGATTACCAGAACTATTTGCAATTATCTTTTTAGGTTTTGAATTGTTTTCAATTAACCATGATATTGTGTTGCATGCTCCTCTTGATTTAAAAGCACCAATTTTTTGCAAACATTCCGCCTTGAAAAAAATTTCATGACCAATCCATTCATTTAAAAGAGAAGATAATATAACGGGTGTTTCATTTACATAGTTAGTTATCCGTTCTTTTGCTTTTTTTATATCTTCAATATTTAGCATGCTTATCATTTTGTTTAGGATTTCTTAAATTGAACTTTCACTTGTATTGATACTGATGGGTTGCGGCTATGCGTAGTGCGGGATTAAAAGCTTTGAACATTCAAACTGGCACTTAGCTAAACCTTTGCGTTTTGTTTTTATCTTTTCATTTTGAAAAGCTAAACCAAAGGTTTAGTGCTTTTCATTAATTGCTCCAAACTTTCAATCTGCCACCAAAACCCGCATTACGTATAGGTTTTGTTAGCAAGTCGTTTTTTATTAAAATACTAAAGAGTGAAATCCAATCATCATTAAGTCAGAATGAGTTTCCTTATTATTACTCATAAATGTTACAATTACATCAGCAACATTGTCTTTGTGCAAATACATAAATTGTCCATATTTATATCCTTTTCCAAATTCACAATTAAATTCAAAAAAGCAAGAACCTCCATTATTTGCATTAAATTCTTTTTTCACTGCTTGGGCAGGGAATGCTCCAATGTCATACATTTGTCCTCCTGTCATATTTAAAACATTTGCCTGTATTCGTCCTTTATAAATGTTGTTTGGCGGAATCATCATTGAATTGCTATCTTTCAATGATTCTTCATATTGTTTTAACGCTGGTTTTAACGACCAAATCGTGTATCTAATTTCCATTGTAGAATCGCTATTAATTACAGCGAAGGAATATCCTAAATCACGATTCTCTTTAATATCTATTATTTTATATCCTACGGGCATATTAAATTTCAAGCCTGAAGAATCACAGAGACTATCGAATTCTGTAATAGTCAACTGATTTTGTCCATAGGAAATCCCGACTAACAAAATCAAAATGTTAAATGTTAATAATATTTTTCTCATTTTATTTTTGTTTATGCTTGTAACGAATGGATATAATGACCAGTCATTATATTTACGTTATATTTTTTATTAAAAAATTCCATAATTCAATATTATCCACTGGCTAATAAATTTCATCAAATCCCTTGTTGGTAATATAGTAGTTTTAATATTTTCATGTCTTAATAAATTTTGAATATACCTTAAATCTATTTACAAATGTAATAATTATTTATTTGATAACAAATTATTTAATCTTTGCCTGCCGAGCCTTGGTAAGCAGGTTCAACAATACACATAAAAACAGTAGGTAAGCTTGCACTATGGGATTTTTATATGCTTAGGTGTTAGGCAAAGTAATTTTATTCAAGCCGTGATGAAGATTGAAGTGAGCCACTACCGTTAATTACAGTACTAACTCGGCAATAAAATATACCGCATGTTACAAGCTGGCCGTTCTTGTCTTTCGTCATTCTTTCTTTTGTTTTTGCTACAAGTTTTCAATTTATAAATTTGTCGGAAAAGGTAAAAAATGAATTTACAAATGTGTCGGGGTGCTTTATGAAAATGTAAAAACTCTAGTTACGGCTTTTGTTATTTTTTTTGCGATTGGGTTTGTGTCACCTTCTATAATAGCATGAGTATGGTCTTTCCCCTTTTGAATACAGTTAAATCCTTCTGAAATTGGAACGGATGCAGAAAACTCTGCAACATCATTGTTAGGATATTTAGAAACAATAGCTTCTGGGTCTATTAATTCTGCAATATTTACAGAAAGCCCATCTTCACCTTTCTTGGTTTTAAAATTACCACTTGAAGGAACTTTCACACCATTAACCTCCTTCCAAAAACTTGGTTGATGTGGAATCCTTCTATACAGTATATCATCGCTGGTAATATTATAGGGCATAATGGGCTTCTTTCAATAGAGTTGAGAGTTCTGAAATGAGTAATTTTTGTGTCTTTCCGATTATATTTCCCTCATCATCAAAGTGAATTAGTGTCAAATTTCCTTCAGGGCTAATTTCTAGTTCTGCTATCAAATTTTCACTGTCAAATTCAAATTGAATTCCACCATCTCTCATTGGAAATATATTAACAGCAAATTCACTTGTCAGTTGTCCTTTACTATTCAAATGATTCAATGTTTTAATAGCTGTGTAAATTGCATTTTGGGAAATAACATTAGCATTGTATGTATCCCAATCATTCTGTAAATTTGAAAAGCCGTAAATAGTATCAGCGAATTGATAATACTTTATACCTTGAAATCTAGTTGATTCAGGTCTATATGTATTAGTGATATTTTCTAAATCTTCAAACACGGATGCAGTGCTACCTGAAACAAAACCTAAAATAAGTTCGTTTTTTGATACCTGATACTTTTGTGATAATACTTGATTCATTTTAATTATTTTTTACTGTCGAGAATTGATAATTACTGAGTTTTAAAATTATTATTATTGACAAAATAGGATAAAGTAAACCATAATCAACATTATCCATTAATCCGTGAGCTATTCTATTTCTCAAATTGTAACCTGCCTTTTCAGTCAAGATAAATTTGATGAAAAAGTGGTCGTTGTCGGAAATTTTACCTTCCAAATCATCAAGTAAGTTATCTAATGTTTTTTCCATTATTATACCTTGCTGTCTCGGGTTTGGTTTGAAAGTAGCAATACCCAGAAAGTAGCAAAACTCTCTTAAAAAATACTCCGTCTTCAAAACTAAACTGTCAGTTGCACTTACAAAATTCGGGTAATAATTTGAGTCAGCTTTCCATTTTAAGAGCTCATCAAAGAATGAGTTGATTCCCGATTCAACCAATTTGATATAGCTGAAATTAATGTCTCTGCCGTTAATTTGTCTGCTCCCATTATCACCCATCCAAGTTTGATTTAGCAAACTAATGATACTGTTTGCTGAAATCTTGTTTGAACGAAATGCTTCAATAAAAAAATGTATGATTGTTTGTGAAGCAATTTGCATGTGAAACTCGTAAGTTCTAAGCAAAGAAAATTTCGTCCTTTCTTCTTCTGTTATGTATTGTGCTACAGTGTTACCAAATTTGTCTTGAATGCTAACGGGTAACATATTTTGAAGCATTGTTTCCTTAAAAGAATCCTCACTCCATTTTTTTATATCGTCAAGAGGTCTAATCATTGGAGTAAGAAGCAAAGTTTTTACAATTTCTTCCTCACTCTTTTCTTTGACTTCCTTTTTGATTAGCTCCATTATTCGTTGCGTTTCATCTTGAGGCATTTCTTGTCTTACCTCGCCCAAATAAAATTCAGTTCTCAACTTCTGATAATTTTGTTGCAGTCGGTTTAAATTTTTTGCATCTTTTAAACTCTTGTAGATAGACATGGCTTTTTCTACAAACGATACAGAAGCTAAGTCACCCTTTCTTTCGATTGAGAGTTTTTCATATTGCTCTGCTTTGAAATAAAGCAAATCCTTCAAATCGCTTCCTAATTTTCTGCTCAACTTTATTGAAATGTCGGTAATATAAATTGCCCCCCATACATATGTATTTGTAATGGACTTTGCTGCTTCCCAATTTTTGTCAATAAACTTACTTACCTCAACTGTTTCTTTGAAATCCTTGAAGTATTGAACTGCAAAATCTGTAAAGTCAATTATCGTCCTTAGTGTTGAACGATGTGTTACATCCCAACTTTTATGAACATTAAAAGTATATTTTATTAATGCTTTGAATATGACTGCTACTCCAGTAACTTCCCTTCTGTTATTTGCAATGTGTAAAGCGTTTGCCAAAACAGTTCTTGAATAAATTATATAATGGTCTTTGTCGTCATTTGGCTTTGCTTTTTCAATGTAGGTTTTGAGTAAGTCAAAAAGTGAGGTCAGTAAATCAATTACAAATCCATTGTCTTGTCTGTTTTTTGAATAGAACAAAACCAAACCGTATTCAGTTTTGGAGTAAAGATTTTTAGTTGTCTTGAAACGATTGTAGAGATAATCAAAGTCCTGTTTTTTGAATTCTCGGATGTCAGGCCACTCAAAGGGAATTTCACTTCCGTCCTCCATTGTTCTTGTTCCTGCTGCCCGAAAGGAAAGACGCTTCTCCGGTGATTTACTGAAATGAAATGCTTGTCGGTCAATTTCCGCAAGATGCTGCACATCCAATAACTTCGCCTCAAAAAGTGATTCATTCACTTTTTGTAGGGCTTGATTGATGTCGCTTTCATGCTTTACATCCCAACCGTTTTGGTCTAATTTACAATAAAATTGCTCTAAAGCATTCATGTTTTTTACATTTTCTGTATGCAAATATACAAAAAAAAGAGAGGTTTAGTTTCTTTTCCGTCACAATGCAGTAAAATTCTTTTTCAGTTGTCTTTTTTTCTCGGCTTGCTTGTAACGAGTGGAAATAATGACCACTCATTATATTTTTTGTTAAAAAATTCCATAATTCAATATTATCCAACGGGTTAGAAATATCGCCAAATTCATTGCTGGTAGTGTGAAAATAAATTTCTGTATTTTTAATATTCTCATGTTCTAATAAATATTAAATCTATTTGCAAATGTAATAATTATTTATTTGATAACAAATTATTTAATCTTTGCCTGCCGAGCCTTGGTAAGCAGGTTCAACAATACACATAAAAACCGTAGGTAAGCTTGCACTATGGGATTTTTATATGCTTAGGTGTTAGGCAAAGTAATTTTATTCAAGCCATTCAGTATTCCTAATTGACGAAACTAATTATTTATCTGTGCTTAAATTATTATCCATTTTATTTTAATCTTATTCTAATTTCTTTTTCAATTCTTCTTATTCTAATAAAATACAACCCACCAGATAAATCATCATAAAGTTTTGGGGTAGTTTGTTTTATAACCTTTCCATTAATGTTTTTTAATTCAACACTGTTAGCTTGTTTTATAGCAAGAATATATTTGGCACCTTCTTTAACAACTTTGATTTGTATTTCTACACCATCTATTGTCTTTTCAAAAAGGGTCGTAGGTCTGTCTTTAAGTTTC
It contains:
- a CDS encoding serine/threonine dehydratase — encoded protein: MLNIEDIKKAKERITNYVNETPVILSSLLNEWIGHEIFFKAECLQKIGAFKSRGACNTISWLIENNSKPKKIIANSSGNHAQAVAWAARQFNIPATIYMPAYSSKIKIQATKSYGAQIELFENRNVTDEKVKKASEEKGTYWIPPFNHNQVIAGQGTAAYEAFKQVTNIDAVFAPCGGGGLLSGTLIATRSLSPRTKVIGVEPLNANDAAQSLRMKSIQRLSAIPDTLADGAMTMAVGDITFEYLKMLDDMYEVEESKILYWTQWLTHLLKLHIEPTSAMTMEGVFQWLKGQKTKKRIMIILSGGNIDQASQLTVWNNNYLDFRPNA
- a CDS encoding DUF4209 domain-containing protein; the encoded protein is MNALEQFYCKLDQNGWDVKHESDINQALQKVNESLFEAKLLDVQHLAEIDRQAFHFSKSPEKRLSFRAAGTRTMEDGSEIPFEWPDIREFKKQDFDYLYNRFKTTKNLYSKTEYGLVLFYSKNRQDNGFVIDLLTSLFDLLKTYIEKAKPNDDKDHYIIYSRTVLANALHIANNRREVTGVAVIFKALIKYTFNVHKSWDVTHRSTLRTIIDFTDFAVQYFKDFKETVEVSKFIDKNWEAAKSITNTYVWGAIYITDISIKLSRKLGSDLKDLLYFKAEQYEKLSIERKGDLASVSFVEKAMSIYKSLKDAKNLNRLQQNYQKLRTEFYLGEVRQEMPQDETQRIMELIKKEVKEKSEEEIVKTLLLTPMIRPLDDIKKWSEDSFKETMLQNMLPVSIQDKFGNTVAQYITEEERTKFSLLRTYEFHMQIASQTIIHFFIEAFRSNKISANSIISLLNQTWMGDNGSRQINGRDINFSYIKLVESGINSFFDELLKWKADSNYYPNFVSATDSLVLKTEYFLREFCYFLGIATFKPNPRQQGIIMEKTLDNLLDDLEGKISDNDHFFIKFILTEKAGYNLRNRIAHGLMDNVDYGLLYPILSIIIILKLSNYQFSTVKNN